The following are encoded together in the Chaetodon auriga isolate fChaAug3 chromosome 4, fChaAug3.hap1, whole genome shotgun sequence genome:
- the snrpb2 gene encoding U2 small nuclear ribonucleoprotein B'': MDIRPNHTIYINNINDKVKKEELKRSLYALFSQFGQIVEIVAMKTMKMRGQAFVIFKELTAATNALRQLQGFPFYNKPMRIQYAKTDSEVISKMKGTYGDKEKKKEKKKKAQEPPSSLTKKPAAGSAAPVHSPAVQVPDNPPNYILFLNNLPEETNEMMLSMLFNQFPGFKEVRLVPGKHDIAFVEFESDTQAGVAKDALQGFRITATCAMKITYAKK, translated from the exons ATGGATATCAGACCAAACCACACGATTTACATCAACAATATAAATGATAAAGTCAAGAAAGAAG AGCTGAAGCGTTCGCTCTACGCGCTCTTCTCTCAGTTCGGTCAGATAGTTGAAATTGTGGCCATGAAGACCATGAAGATGAGGGGACAGGCCTTCGTCATCTTCAAAGAGCTCACTGCTGCCACCAATGCGCTGAGGCAACTCCAGGGCTTCCCCTTCTACAACAAGCCCATG AGGATACAGTACGCAAAGACCGACTCTGAGGTCATTTCCAAGATGAAAGGCACGTACGGTgacaaggagaaaaagaaggagaagaagaagaaagctcAGGAGCCGCCATCCAGCCTAACAAAGAAACCAGCAGCG GGATCAGCAGCACCTGTGCACTCTCCTGCAGTACAG GTGCCGGACAACCCACCAAACTACATCCTGTTCCTCAATAACTTGCCTGAAGAGACCAATGAGATGATGCTCTCCATGCTGTTCAACCA gtttccTGGTTTCAAAGAAGTGCGGCTCGTCCCGGGGAAGCACGACATCGCCTTTGTGGAGTTCGAAAGTGACACGCAGGCGGGCGTGGCTAAAGATGCACTGCAGGGCTTCAGAATCACAGCGACCTGCGCCATGAAGATCACGTACGCCAAGAAGTAG